A segment of the Maylandia zebra isolate NMK-2024a linkage group LG2, Mzebra_GT3a, whole genome shotgun sequence genome:
CCAAACAGTCCTCTGAGGTGATAATGAAACTGATGCTGCAGGTCAGCGTTGTCATCCACGTGTATGTCTCCCTTCACCGCCTGCTGCTCTTCCTGCTTCACCGCCATCTCTAGGAAGCTGGCACCGCTGCTCACCTCCCTCTTCAGCAGGCCCCACTCCATGTCGTTCTTTATGGACTTGAGCAGCAGGTAATGCTCGTACATGTCCCTCTGCTTGTTGCTGCACGGCGgttcgttgttgttgttagcCTGCTGCTCGTCCAGCGGCATGTCTCGCAGCAGGCTCGGCACCATGATGGTCTCGTCCATGTTGTTGGTGGCCGCTATGAAGCGGTGCATGACGTTAATGAGGGAGTGCTTGTTGCCGACGGAGTCGCTGCTGATCTGCATCATTTTGAAGGCTGTAAGGTTACAGTGTAGCGCAGACGGGTGGATCTTTAAAGGCAGAGCTGTTTGGCTGGTGATCTGCAAGATGAAGGGAGGGATGATTAGGATGCAGGAAAGGTGCAGGGAGATTGAGCAGACTCTGCAGAAATGCAGCACAGCAAGGGCAAATCCCTCTGAGACAGCTTTACATAATCAGCACGGACAATAAAACACCTGCAGCACGCCGGACTAAAGCCTGGCTGCAGGGGACCGACACCGCGAGCTGACATCTCTAATAGAAAACAGATGAATAAGACTTCCGTATGCTTCCAATCTATACCATCATGCCCGAAGCGCATCACTATGACCTCGATTTCCTGCTGCTGAAATTCAAGCATCCCTTCAGTTAGAGAGGCACTGAGTAAAAGACTGACCTGGAAACCTGAGGGAAAGCTTGCCTGGTGTCCTGGTTGGTTAACTCAAGTTTTCTCAGGCAGCGTACAGCACCCGCtgggaagaaaaataaaaatttcttCAGCTGACTGACAGATAAGCGCTGTTTTTATACCCAGCAGCCGGGTTGGGCGGTAGGAAGGACTGAAAGTCCGGCCTCTTTGGGTTTTACTGCAGAGCCAGTTGGGCTGCATGACAACTGCAGGCGGGGCTTCTGCAGCGTCTGATCCAAAATTGACCAATGAAATGAGATCTGGCAGCAGCCACTCAAACATGTTTGTTCTGGGCTCGCCTGCGATTAGCTGCACCCTGTTTACTGCTCATCTTTTCCGGGCCGTTTGTCCCCTGAAGGCAACACTGGTGTAAGTCTCCGTGCAGCTCTTT
Coding sequences within it:
- the mid1ip1l gene encoding mid1-interacting protein 1-like, with translation MMQISSDSVGNKHSLINVMHRFIAATNNMDETIMVPSLLRDMPLDEQQANNNNEPPCSNKQRDMYEHYLLLKSIKNDMEWGLLKREVSSGASFLEMAVKQEEQQAVKGDIHVDDNADLQHQFHYHLRGLFGVLSKLTMQADHLTNRYKREIGGGNFMR